A genomic window from Candidatus Kouleothrix ribensis includes:
- a CDS encoding Franean1_4349 family RiPP produces MPQSDVERVIGRAVTDSEFRAALIANARAACQGYDLTEDELNALEALDAESLAAFAGTLDKRITKTSGMGFI; encoded by the coding sequence ATGCCACAGTCTGATGTCGAGCGCGTGATTGGCCGCGCCGTTACCGATTCTGAGTTCCGCGCGGCGCTGATCGCCAATGCCCGCGCGGCCTGCCAGGGCTACGACCTGACCGAAGACGAGCTGAATGCGCTCGAGGCGCTCGACGCCGAGAGCCTGGCCGCGTTCGCGGGCACGCTCGACAAGCGCATCACCAAGACCAGCGGGATGGGTTTTATTTGA
- a CDS encoding glycosyltransferase family 39 protein — protein sequence MSSRQQTAGSRQPPALAAYLLPLSLLLALGLRLLLWSAPLHQPANDEIEYIAVARDLLAGRGWQFYEHYHWLRAPLYPLFLAGSLWLAGGDPASAEALHRAALPNILLSVANVYLGYHLARALAGARAASIAGLIGAALWTLATFASLYMAETLFTFLFTAALLCLVRRPLRLGTIALGGVLFGLATLTRSVPLLFLPLAALWLLAHEPSGRSQRPPGASASRFWAHGSRFYPALLFVLAATLTIAPWTLRNYAAYGRLIPVETGLSYNLWAFNEPREDAGTIFRTLENIGNPAERADYASAKGLARLREDPAILVRKLWPNWVYTWRVKPIEDRFLQENYYSDVPLALFGAALLFDDALYLVIALAGIAGLVLWDQARTLRQEWRTERRGQRGAWRFVLGSRLAEPRWLMIGWVLYCLATMMLTHGEARYRHFLFPALVPYAAWALARMGRHEGTETRRPREATRVAWSPGRLVACAVGALVGGTVLAYYPWGWATQNLARGWYAQRAALAWALGDQAGALRLDAHALDVSATLDGWLRLGDHARASGDTAQALAAYKSARALGPGYTPMVARLGDLLRATGDDAGARAAFGTGYVDLQQLTDWSWRELQPPPRDKLAIGDGLDFGYIGGVYPAERLQGTQARWTNGRGVVRFGVEPGATAGTQRGLVRLRLAAPWPGGTGTAAQVCAGGECQPLQLGPGWQIYLVPLAIDRSAAAQVEIRSDTFSAPDGRRLGVVVDEVVWIEYG from the coding sequence ATGAGCAGCAGGCAGCAGACAGCAGGCAGCAGGCAGCCGCCAGCCCTCGCAGCCTACCTGCTGCCGCTCAGCCTGCTGCTGGCGCTGGGGCTGCGGCTGCTGCTGTGGAGCGCACCGCTGCACCAGCCGGCCAACGACGAGATCGAGTATATCGCCGTCGCGCGCGACCTGCTGGCCGGCCGCGGCTGGCAGTTCTACGAGCACTACCACTGGCTGCGCGCGCCGCTCTACCCGCTGTTCCTGGCCGGCTCGCTCTGGCTGGCCGGCGGCGACCCGGCCTCGGCCGAGGCGCTGCACCGCGCGGCACTGCCGAACATCCTGCTGAGCGTGGCGAATGTATACCTGGGCTACCACCTGGCGCGCGCGCTGGCGGGGGCACGTGCGGCCTCCATCGCCGGGCTGATCGGCGCGGCGCTGTGGACACTCGCGACCTTCGCCAGCCTGTACATGGCCGAGACGCTGTTCACGTTCCTGTTCACCGCCGCGCTGCTGTGCCTGGTGCGCCGCCCGCTGCGCCTGGGCACGATCGCGCTTGGCGGCGTGCTGTTCGGGCTGGCCACGCTCACGCGCTCGGTGCCGCTGCTGTTCCTGCCGCTCGCCGCGCTGTGGCTGCTGGCGCACGAACCAAGCGGCAGAAGCCAGCGACCGCCTGGCGCCAGCGCAAGCCGGTTCTGGGCGCATGGTTCGCGCTTCTACCCCGCACTGCTCTTCGTGCTGGCGGCCACACTGACGATCGCGCCATGGACGCTGCGCAACTACGCGGCCTACGGCCGGCTCATCCCGGTCGAAACCGGGCTATCGTACAACCTGTGGGCCTTCAACGAGCCGCGCGAAGACGCCGGCACGATCTTCCGCACGCTCGAGAACATCGGCAACCCGGCCGAGCGCGCCGACTACGCCAGCGCCAAAGGGCTGGCGCGCCTGCGCGAAGACCCGGCCATCCTGGTGCGCAAGCTCTGGCCCAACTGGGTCTATACCTGGCGGGTCAAGCCGATCGAGGATCGGTTTCTGCAAGAAAACTACTACAGCGATGTGCCGCTGGCGCTGTTCGGCGCCGCGCTGCTGTTCGACGACGCACTGTACCTGGTGATTGCGCTGGCCGGGATCGCCGGGCTGGTGCTGTGGGATCAGGCACGCACGCTACGCCAAGAGTGGAGAACCGAGCGCCGTGGGCAACGCGGCGCTTGGCGCTTCGTGCTGGGTTCTCGGCTGGCCGAGCCGCGCTGGCTGATGATCGGGTGGGTGCTGTACTGCCTGGCCACGATGATGCTGACGCATGGCGAGGCGCGCTACCGCCACTTCCTGTTCCCGGCGCTCGTGCCATACGCGGCCTGGGCGCTGGCCAGGATGGGGAGACACGAAGGCACAGAGACACGGAGACCCAGAGAGGCGACTCGTGTCGCGTGGTCTCCCGGCCGGCTTGTCGCCTGCGCTGTCGGAGCGCTGGTCGGCGGCACCGTGCTGGCCTACTACCCGTGGGGCTGGGCCACGCAGAACCTGGCGCGCGGCTGGTATGCGCAGCGCGCGGCGCTCGCCTGGGCGCTGGGCGACCAGGCCGGCGCACTGCGGCTCGACGCGCACGCGCTCGACGTGAGCGCAACCCTCGACGGCTGGCTGCGCCTGGGCGACCACGCGCGCGCCAGCGGCGACACCGCGCAGGCGCTGGCGGCCTACAAATCCGCGCGGGCGCTGGGGCCAGGCTACACCCCCATGGTCGCGCGGCTGGGCGACCTGCTGCGCGCCACTGGCGACGACGCCGGTGCGCGCGCGGCCTTCGGCACGGGTTATGTCGACCTGCAGCAGCTAACCGACTGGAGCTGGCGCGAGCTGCAGCCGCCACCGCGCGACAAGCTGGCGATCGGCGACGGCCTCGACTTTGGCTATATCGGCGGCGTCTACCCGGCCGAGCGGCTTCAGGGCACGCAGGCACGCTGGACGAATGGGCGCGGCGTGGTGCGCTTTGGCGTAGAGCCTGGCGCCACGGCTGGCACGCAGCGCGGGCTGGTGCGGCTGCGGCTGGCCGCGCCCTGGCCTGGTGGCACGGGCACGGCGGCGCAAGTGTGCGCGGGCGGGGAGTGCCAGCCGCTTCAGCTTGGGCCGGGCTGGCAGATCTACCTGGTGCCACTGGCGATCGACCGCTCGGCCGCAGCCCAGGTAGAGATCCGCAGCGACACCTTTAGCGCGCCGGATGGGCGGCGGCTGGGGGTAGTGGTGGATGAGGTAGTGTGGATCGAGTACGGCTAG
- a CDS encoding tetratricopeptide repeat protein yields the protein MAQPDRLQPPGALGPAEIALIHRYVPPDLAGDLVSGAPPRQRVVEAFVHLACARAAISSYLPRMLSSQLLHERLANPWLRWVDGSLLFADLSGSTALAERLSTLGREGIEMVTACLNQIFSQLIQVIHDYGGDLVAFGGDALLVYFGDDRHPRTATRAALALQAAMHGYVQEVPGVGSFPMHLHVGVESGRVAFVSAGGTDQLHYSVLGATVNRVAIAEGHAQPNELVVGPQAWAALAGFVQAEPVAPGFYRVDAMRAPARPHVALPDDPPILTPPELAITQLLGELDRICHYIPAVLLRRILADPQLPQIEADLRPVTVLFAQVLGLEALAEALPPAQAAQAVQAYVAAMHAAIEQFGGMVNKLDVADAGVKLLAIFGAPAAYEDHAERAARAALEMQAQLGTVNAQIAEMLEGYRFESYRLAGSTAKDGEIDGNLQPSAFNASNILRQRIGLNLGTAFAGNVGSAVRKEYTVMGDAVNVAARVMNAAEWGQIWCSEVTMRAIDLRMHCEDRGHLVLKGKALPVQLFQLSGQRDDPLAELERGGGPLIGRDAELAWLTAQLDAACAGDGRALRILGDAGIGKSRLAAALIEGALARGVRVIQAACYSYTAGMPYAAWAEWLKALCAIVSGDTDALRERKLVRQLAALGPGMHEWLPLLGDLVRLDVPDNRLTRGLDAQLRQARRFELLEQLLLHAAQAGPLLVVFEDLHWADPISVDLWRRVTRGLAGRPIVLLGVQRPSEMFAAEPDAAHVLALNELARDQCGKLVEALAGGMLLPKSLVRQLVERSAGNPLFLSELLRTVLERLQLDKVQVERLESVTGMPPQPASLQSFKPASLLSDDWLDNLPDSLNGLLLSRIDRLDENSRSVLRIASVIGQRIPFGVLQSIQNFDQQVLLRELVRLDAADMTALERLEPERVHTFRHALTQEVAYQSMLYARRRELHGRIGEYLERRYAGDLDDYYGLLAHHYRLSDRRDKAVAYLHRAGQAAQAVFANDEAAQYFSWALDALGGDEADPRAWPIRDALGDVLATVGRYDEALAQHAAILAAPGCPPDTARRAHRKRGNVLEKQGQYAAALAELNQAMAIARSGVPGLAPLAISLINADIALVHKRLGAYDLAIAACEAGLRAIKDDPNSFDDEKIEARLHSELGGIYGNRGDYPRAREHFEHSLRLRTEVDDLPGMAASHNNLGYLWQLQSEYERAIEHYRVAEELARKINLRHFVVFAVGNTAYALMSLGAYAEAELRCHDVLTIASELNAQHNIAQSYEMLGLIAYYKGDYQASLQHYDRVLQIQRALGSVHQQGSTLANIAIVMNAQARFDEALDLARQALEYADTVQAQRLRAEALNAAAQAALGRHDAALVAEYARAALEISAAIGSKHDGGIAHRLLALLAAEQGQPFAADFDASISLFESIHDRFELARTWAEYGIALVRSSNPASGRAYLKQAEDTFNSIGAHGELQRLGRIVERSV from the coding sequence ATGGCCCAGCCCGACCGCTTACAACCTCCTGGCGCGCTTGGCCCGGCCGAGATTGCGCTGATCCACCGCTATGTGCCGCCCGACCTCGCCGGCGATCTGGTGAGCGGCGCCCCTCCCCGGCAGCGCGTGGTCGAAGCATTTGTGCATCTCGCCTGTGCCCGCGCGGCGATCAGCTCGTACCTGCCGCGCATGCTCAGCAGCCAGCTGCTGCACGAGCGGCTGGCCAACCCGTGGCTGCGCTGGGTCGATGGCTCGCTGCTGTTCGCCGATCTCTCGGGCTCGACTGCGCTGGCCGAGCGGCTGAGCACGCTCGGCCGCGAGGGCATCGAGATGGTGACGGCCTGCCTGAACCAGATCTTCTCGCAGCTGATCCAGGTGATCCACGATTATGGCGGCGACCTGGTGGCCTTTGGCGGCGATGCGCTGCTGGTCTACTTCGGCGACGACCGCCACCCGCGCACGGCCACCCGCGCCGCGCTGGCGCTTCAGGCGGCGATGCACGGCTATGTGCAAGAGGTGCCGGGCGTTGGTAGCTTCCCCATGCACCTGCACGTCGGCGTCGAGAGCGGGCGCGTGGCGTTTGTGAGCGCGGGCGGCACCGATCAGCTGCACTACAGCGTGCTCGGCGCCACCGTCAACCGCGTGGCAATCGCCGAGGGCCACGCCCAGCCGAATGAGCTGGTGGTTGGCCCCCAGGCCTGGGCGGCGCTGGCCGGCTTCGTACAGGCCGAGCCGGTGGCGCCTGGCTTCTACCGCGTCGACGCTATGCGCGCGCCGGCCCGCCCGCACGTGGCGCTGCCCGACGACCCGCCCATCCTCACGCCGCCCGAGCTGGCGATTACGCAGCTGCTGGGCGAGCTCGACCGGATCTGCCACTACATCCCGGCGGTGCTGCTGCGGCGCATCCTCGCCGATCCGCAGCTTCCGCAGATCGAGGCCGACCTGCGGCCGGTGACGGTGCTGTTCGCCCAGGTGCTCGGGCTCGAGGCGCTGGCCGAGGCGCTGCCGCCCGCGCAGGCCGCGCAGGCCGTGCAGGCCTATGTCGCGGCCATGCACGCGGCGATCGAGCAGTTCGGCGGCATGGTCAACAAGCTCGACGTGGCCGATGCCGGCGTCAAGCTGCTGGCGATCTTCGGCGCGCCGGCCGCCTATGAAGATCACGCCGAGCGGGCTGCCCGCGCTGCGCTCGAGATGCAGGCCCAGCTCGGCACAGTAAACGCCCAGATCGCTGAAATGCTCGAGGGTTACAGATTTGAAAGTTACAGGTTAGCAGGTTCAACGGCGAAAGACGGTGAAATTGACGGCAACCTTCAACCCTCAGCCTTCAACGCTTCGAACATTCTACGCCAGCGCATCGGCCTGAACCTGGGCACCGCGTTCGCCGGTAATGTCGGTAGTGCGGTGCGTAAAGAGTATACCGTGATGGGCGATGCCGTGAATGTCGCCGCGCGCGTGATGAACGCGGCCGAGTGGGGCCAGATCTGGTGCAGCGAGGTGACCATGCGCGCGATTGATCTGCGCATGCACTGCGAGGATCGCGGCCACCTTGTGCTGAAGGGTAAGGCGCTGCCGGTGCAGCTGTTTCAGCTGAGCGGCCAGCGCGACGACCCGCTGGCCGAGCTTGAGCGGGGTGGCGGGCCGCTGATCGGCCGTGACGCCGAGCTGGCCTGGCTCACGGCCCAGCTCGACGCCGCGTGTGCCGGCGATGGCCGGGCGCTGCGCATACTCGGTGATGCTGGCATCGGCAAGAGCCGGCTGGCCGCCGCGCTGATCGAGGGCGCGCTGGCGCGCGGCGTGCGCGTGATCCAGGCGGCCTGTTACTCGTACACCGCCGGCATGCCCTACGCCGCCTGGGCCGAGTGGCTGAAAGCGCTCTGCGCGATTGTGTCGGGCGACACCGACGCGCTGCGCGAGCGCAAGCTGGTGCGCCAGCTGGCCGCGCTCGGCCCCGGTATGCACGAGTGGCTGCCACTGCTGGGCGACCTGGTGCGGCTCGATGTGCCCGATAATCGGCTGACGCGCGGCCTCGACGCGCAGCTGCGCCAGGCGCGCCGCTTCGAGCTGCTCGAGCAGCTGCTGCTGCACGCCGCGCAGGCCGGGCCGCTGCTGGTGGTGTTCGAAGATCTGCACTGGGCCGACCCGATCTCGGTCGATCTGTGGCGGCGCGTGACGCGCGGGCTGGCGGGTCGGCCGATTGTGCTGCTGGGCGTGCAGCGCCCCTCCGAGATGTTCGCTGCCGAGCCCGACGCCGCGCATGTGCTGGCGCTCAACGAGCTGGCGCGCGATCAGTGCGGCAAGCTGGTCGAGGCACTGGCCGGCGGCATGCTGCTGCCCAAATCGCTCGTGCGCCAGCTGGTCGAGCGCTCGGCCGGCAACCCGCTGTTTTTGTCGGAGCTGCTGCGCACGGTGCTGGAGCGGCTGCAGCTTGACAAGGTACAGGTTGAACGGTTAGAAAGCGTGACGGGTATGCCGCCCCAACCGGCAAGCCTGCAAAGCTTCAAACCGGCAAGCCTCCTATCGGACGATTGGCTCGACAATCTCCCCGACAGCCTGAACGGCCTGCTGCTCTCGCGCATCGACCGGCTCGACGAGAACAGCCGCAGCGTATTGCGGATCGCCTCGGTGATCGGCCAGCGCATCCCGTTCGGCGTGCTCCAGTCGATCCAGAACTTCGATCAGCAGGTGCTGCTGCGCGAGCTGGTGCGCCTCGATGCGGCCGACATGACCGCGCTCGAGCGGCTCGAACCCGAGCGCGTCCACACGTTTCGCCACGCGCTGACGCAAGAGGTGGCCTACCAGAGCATGCTGTACGCCCGGCGGCGCGAGCTGCACGGCCGGATCGGCGAGTACCTCGAGCGCCGCTATGCCGGCGACCTCGACGACTACTACGGCCTGCTGGCGCACCACTACCGCCTGAGCGATCGGCGCGACAAGGCGGTGGCCTACCTGCACCGGGCCGGCCAGGCCGCCCAGGCCGTGTTTGCCAACGACGAGGCCGCCCAATACTTCAGCTGGGCGCTCGACGCGCTCGGCGGCGACGAGGCCGACCCGCGCGCATGGCCCATTCGCGACGCGCTGGGCGATGTGCTGGCTACGGTCGGCCGCTACGACGAGGCGCTGGCCCAGCATGCCGCCATCCTGGCCGCGCCGGGCTGCCCGCCCGACACGGCCCGGCGCGCGCATCGCAAGCGCGGCAATGTGCTCGAAAAGCAGGGCCAGTATGCCGCCGCGCTGGCCGAGCTCAACCAGGCCATGGCGATCGCCCGATCGGGGGTGCCCGGCCTGGCGCCACTGGCGATCTCGTTGATCAATGCCGACATCGCGCTGGTACACAAGCGCCTGGGGGCCTACGACCTGGCGATTGCCGCGTGCGAGGCCGGCCTGCGCGCGATCAAGGACGACCCGAATTCGTTCGACGACGAGAAGATCGAGGCGCGACTGCACTCCGAGCTGGGCGGGATCTACGGCAATCGCGGCGACTACCCGCGCGCCCGCGAGCACTTCGAGCACAGCCTGCGCCTGCGCACCGAGGTCGATGATCTGCCGGGCATGGCCGCATCGCACAACAACCTGGGCTACCTCTGGCAGCTCCAGAGCGAGTACGAGCGCGCGATCGAGCACTACCGCGTGGCCGAGGAGCTGGCCAGGAAGATCAATTTGCGCCACTTCGTGGTGTTCGCGGTTGGCAACACGGCCTACGCGCTTATGAGCCTGGGCGCGTACGCCGAGGCCGAGCTGCGCTGCCATGATGTGCTGACGATCGCTTCGGAGCTGAACGCCCAGCATAACATCGCGCAGAGCTACGAGATGCTCGGGCTGATTGCGTACTACAAGGGCGATTACCAGGCATCGCTACAGCACTACGATCGGGTGCTCCAGATCCAGCGCGCGCTCGGCAGCGTGCATCAGCAGGGCAGCACGCTGGCGAATATCGCGATCGTGATGAATGCCCAGGCGCGTTTCGACGAGGCGCTCGATCTGGCGCGCCAGGCGCTCGAGTACGCCGATACCGTGCAGGCGCAGCGGCTGCGGGCCGAGGCGCTCAACGCCGCCGCCCAGGCCGCGCTGGGCCGGCACGACGCCGCGCTGGTGGCCGAGTATGCGCGCGCCGCGCTCGAGATCAGCGCCGCGATCGGCAGCAAGCACGACGGCGGGATCGCCCACCGGCTGCTGGCGCTGCTGGCCGCCGAGCAGGGCCAGCCGTTCGCGGCCGACTTCGACGCAAGTATCAGCCTGTTCGAGTCGATCCACGATCGCTTCGAGCTGGCGCGCACCTGGGCCGAGTATGGGATTGCGCTGGTGCGTAGTAGCAACCCGGCCAGCGGTCGCGCGTATCTAAAACAGGCCGAAGATACGTTTAATAGCATAGGCGCGCACGGAGAACTCCAGCGCCTGGGCCGCATCGTCGAAAGGAGCGTCTGA
- a CDS encoding glycosyltransferase family 39 protein has product MSGKTAGAPRLGAASVLLALIFILALALRLLVWRWHARDPLGGDEQEYFNQALTLLRDHRYVELRLMRPPLYTGFLAACMYLLDSLVQRIRLIQAIVSALTVVPVLLLTQRLFGRWRVALLAALLCALSYTLAANASELLTETLFVLGLTTWLWLLLGAARDARGVRAGVAGLMLGGLILLRSVALPLLPLGALWLLVQAPGTGNQQPLGASVRRFALPGARFYPTLSFMLAAVLVVAPWSIRNYTVYGAVIVVDTTGAENLWLDNNPAAATPADPLGREAAKRALYELGDDRAARQRLAMRNGLAAIGGDPGWFAHKAWGETQKFFALQYFDDMRARRAIWLPPAEVWLRLLLGDGLWLVLLLGGTAGLWLYQRPGATRQQPHTRFTAHGCWCSDARWVFVPWALYTLLTAGLFHTELRYRLPLYPVLLPYAALALAQLPGRRARWGLRTAGAATTLLALAATTLLHRPYLGESWMLARKHYALSQSGRALAAGDSALAQQAAQAALALDRDSALAQVALARAALLRADQPGALARLGAAIEALQAQPYAHLLRGAILRAQGDTAGATAEFAYERSSQEDLQLWSRAAFAPFAAPPAALEIGVADLGFVTGFWLPEPGGTRWTRGAATLLLAAPPGANARITLELRAARPAAAPATHVQLLVNGQALGQFAPDDAWRSYSADVPAALIGPERQLLVELRSDTFRPRDYDRASPDDRALGVLVRSIALVAP; this is encoded by the coding sequence ATGAGCGGGAAGACAGCCGGAGCGCCTCGGCTCGGCGCCGCCAGCGTGTTGCTGGCCCTGATCTTCATCCTCGCGCTGGCGCTGCGCCTGCTGGTGTGGCGCTGGCACGCCCGCGACCCGCTCGGCGGCGACGAGCAGGAGTACTTCAACCAGGCGCTGACGCTACTGCGCGATCATCGTTATGTCGAGCTAAGACTCATGCGCCCGCCGCTGTACACCGGCTTTCTGGCGGCGTGTATGTACCTGCTCGACTCGCTGGTGCAGCGCATCCGGCTCATTCAGGCGATCGTCAGTGCGCTGACGGTCGTGCCGGTGTTGCTGCTGACGCAGCGGCTATTCGGACGGTGGCGCGTGGCGCTGCTGGCCGCGCTGCTGTGCGCGCTGAGCTACACGCTGGCCGCAAACGCCAGCGAGCTGCTGACCGAGACGCTATTCGTACTCGGGCTAACCACCTGGCTGTGGCTGCTGCTCGGCGCCGCGCGCGATGCGCGCGGGGTACGCGCCGGTGTGGCCGGGCTGATGCTGGGCGGGCTGATCCTGCTGCGCTCGGTGGCGCTGCCGCTGCTGCCGCTCGGCGCGCTGTGGCTGCTCGTACAAGCGCCCGGCACCGGCAACCAGCAACCGCTTGGCGCCAGCGTACGCCGGTTCGCGCTGCCTGGTGCGCGCTTCTATCCCACGCTGAGCTTCATGCTCGCGGCGGTGCTGGTGGTCGCACCCTGGAGCATCCGCAACTACACGGTCTACGGCGCCGTGATTGTGGTCGATACCACCGGCGCCGAGAACCTGTGGCTCGACAACAACCCGGCCGCCGCCACTCCGGCCGACCCACTCGGCCGCGAGGCGGCCAAGCGCGCGCTGTACGAGCTGGGCGACGACCGGGCCGCGCGCCAGCGGCTGGCCATGCGCAACGGCCTGGCGGCGATCGGCGGCGACCCCGGCTGGTTCGCGCACAAAGCCTGGGGCGAGACCCAGAAGTTCTTCGCGCTGCAATACTTCGACGACATGCGCGCGCGCCGGGCGATCTGGCTGCCGCCGGCCGAGGTGTGGCTGCGGCTGCTGCTCGGCGATGGCCTGTGGCTGGTGCTGCTGCTCGGCGGCACGGCCGGGCTGTGGCTGTACCAACGGCCAGGGGCTACGCGCCAGCAGCCGCACACACGCTTCACCGCGCATGGCTGCTGGTGCTCTGATGCGCGCTGGGTGTTCGTGCCGTGGGCCTTGTACACGCTGCTCACCGCCGGGCTGTTCCACACCGAGCTGCGCTACCGGCTGCCGCTCTACCCGGTGCTGCTGCCCTACGCCGCGCTGGCGCTAGCCCAGCTGCCGGGCAGGCGCGCGCGCTGGGGCCTGCGCACCGCCGGAGCCGCAACGACACTGCTGGCGCTCGCGGCCACGACACTGCTGCACCGGCCATACCTGGGCGAGAGCTGGATGCTGGCGCGCAAGCACTACGCGCTGAGCCAATCTGGGCGCGCGCTCGCCGCCGGCGACTCGGCGCTGGCCCAGCAGGCCGCCCAGGCGGCGCTGGCGCTCGACCGCGACTCGGCGCTGGCGCAGGTGGCGCTGGCGCGCGCGGCGCTGCTGCGCGCCGACCAGCCCGGCGCACTGGCGCGGCTCGGCGCGGCGATCGAGGCGCTGCAGGCCCAGCCCTATGCGCACCTGCTGCGCGGTGCGATCCTGCGCGCGCAGGGCGACACAGCCGGCGCGACGGCCGAGTTCGCCTACGAGCGTAGCTCGCAGGAAGATCTGCAGCTCTGGAGCCGCGCCGCGTTTGCGCCGTTCGCGGCGCCCCCGGCCGCGCTCGAGATTGGTGTCGCCGACCTGGGCTTCGTCACGGGCTTCTGGCTGCCCGAGCCGGGCGGCACACGCTGGACGCGCGGCGCCGCCACGCTGCTGCTGGCCGCACCGCCCGGCGCCAACGCCCGCATCACCCTTGAGCTGCGCGCCGCCCGGCCCGCCGCAGCACCGGCCACGCACGTGCAGCTGCTGGTGAACGGCCAGGCGCTAGGCCAATTCGCACCAGACGACGCATGGCGCAGCTACAGCGCCGACGTGCCGGCTGCGCTGATCGGCCCCGAGCGGCAGCTGCTGGTCGAGCTGCGCAGCGACACCTTCAGGCCGCGCGACTACGACCGCGCCAGCCCCGATGATCGGGCGCTGGGCGTGCTGGTGCGCTCGATTGCGCTGGTGGCGCCATGA